From the genome of Spinacia oleracea cultivar Varoflay chromosome 2, BTI_SOV_V1, whole genome shotgun sequence, one region includes:
- the LOC130467475 gene encoding uncharacterized protein: MDFSQKDGKKSKKSQEKATTPQPATTSKFQPSLLNPAHPSQAQSVISPATKNTSIPAQREFTVEDDDELEIESPAREQPKTPLEQTPQERLSPLSEVFTGEQLKTLSAVMAALSELPASQQLGSVGSLRKTRSAAPQLPVRDLLTALNQENTPEKRKRSDPAETEWPETEQVPIAEYERRAPVLQIARRQTIQPKDSPLCREILEERMERIKIPTGRYDGTTDPEDHCTTFEQHMMLYTDSDAMWCKVFPSTLLGVAASWYKGIEAHSIYSFRQLQASFLSRFVSKQKRKKSSGELMSFAQRDRESLRDYLTRFNNESITIPNLQQEVAVLALMRGMQECEFKKYLSRKSYTNLGDVLHKANEYIRGDEMMKMSNVVVATGGNVGYNPGYNPQTGKGGNNFHQSNNQQGAGQRNQNNRNANPQGQRSRQDRRESRGLFDNYTPLNTPRTTIYNINNKMDGWRRPPPMQSRERNVKKFCDFHNEHGHLTEDCRDLKDNIEDMVRKGYFSQYRARQGNGNNNSVGGNPTNSYRPQQQNQQQYPRIEQPYQPPRIEQKQPETSARAEQRDGGKKPPVYVISGGPVHGGTISGASRSLEEHRHMVNFHNTRVWPNPPSIPVMTFSESDCRVIIFPHDDPVVLTIDIANADVNRVLVDGGSSANIIFWEAFKQLHIPEDELQRVNYPVIGFSGSTVYPEGSIRLPVKIGEGSEM, from the coding sequence ATGGATTTCTCACAGAAAGACggtaaaaaatcaaagaaaagtcaAGAAAAAGCAACAACCCCGCAACCGGCGACAACCTCCAAGTTCCAACCCTCACTTCTAAACCCCGCCCATCCGTCACAAGCACAATCAGTTATAAGCCCAGCAACAAAAAACACCTCAATACCGGCACAAAGGGAATTTACAGTGGAGGACGATGATGAGTTAGAAATAGAAAGCCCTGCCAGAGAGCAACCGAAAACTCCGCTGGAACAGACGCCGCAGGAGCGCCTGTCTCCCCTGTCGGAAGTATTCACGGGAGAGCAATTGAAAACACTGTCGGCGGTGATGGCCGCTTTGTCAGAGCTACCAGCCTCGCAGCAGCTAGGGTCAGTCGGCAGTCTAAGAAAGACCAGGTCGGCAGCTCCCCAGTTACCTGTTAGGGATCTCCTAACCGCCCTGAATCAAGAAAACACCCCAGAAAAAAGAAAGCGCTCGGATCCGGCGGAAACCGAATGGCCCGAAACAGAGCAAGTCCCCATCGCGGAATATGAACGAAGAGCGCCGGTTCTACAGATAGCTAGACGGCAGACAATCCAGCCAAAGGATTCTCCTCTGTGCCGAGAAATCCTAGAAGAAAGGATGGAAAGGATAAAAATCCCGACAGGGAGATACGATGGGACGACGGATCCGGAGGATCACTGCACCACATTCGAACAGCACATGATGCTGTACACTGACTCTGATGCCATGTGGTGCAAAGTATTCCCATCTACACTCCTAGGAGTTGCAGCGAGCTGGTATAAGGGCATAGAGGCACACTCCATATACAGTTTCCGACAGCTGCAGGCGTCGTTTTTGTCACGATTTGTGAGCaaacagaagagaaagaaatcATCGGGAGAGTTGATGTCGTTCGCTCAAAGAGATAGAGAGTCGTTAAGGGATTATCTCACCCGCTTTAACAACGAATCAATCACTATTCCCAATTTGCAGCAGGAGGTTGCTGTTCTGGCTCTGATGAGGGGAATGCAAGAGTGCGAATTCAAGAAATATCTCAGCCGGAAGTCATACACCAATCTGGGTGACGTCCTGCACAAGGCCAACGAATACATCAGGGGGGATGAAATGATGAAGATGTCCAATGTGGTAGTGGCAACCGGCGGAAATGTCGGGTACAATCCAGGCTATAACCCACAGACGGGAAAAGGAGGAAACAATTTTCATCAGAGCAATAATCAGCAAGGGGCAGGCcagagaaaccagaataacagaAATGCCAATCCTCAAGGGCAGAGAAGCCGGCAAGACAGAAGGGAGTCCAGAGGACTCTTTGATAACTACACTCCGCTGAACACACCGCGGACGacaatttataacataaacaaCAAGATGGACGGCTGGAGAAGGCCGCCACCAATGCAGAGTAGGGAAAGGAATGTCAAGAAATTCTGTGACTTCCATAATGAGCACGGCCACCTAACAGAGGACTGCAGAGACctcaaagacaacattgaggatatGGTCAGAAAGGGGTATTTCTCACAGTATAGGGCGAGGCAAGGAAATGGTAACAACAACTCGGTGGGGGGAAACCCTACCAATTCATACCGGCCACAAcagcaaaatcaacaacaataccCAAGAATCGAGCAACCATATCAGCCGCCTAGAATCGAGCAAAAACAGCCGGAAACCAGTGCCAGAGCAGAACAGAGGGATGGCGGGAAAAAACCACCCGTGTATGTAATTTCTGGCGGCCCAGTCCACGGAGGGACAATAAGCGGCGCCAGTAGAAGCTTGGAGGAACACAGGCACATGGTAAACTTTCATAACACAAGAGTGTGGCCTAACCCACCCAGCATACCAGTGATGACGTTCTCGGAATCGGATTGCAGAGTCATCATTTTCCCGCATGATGACCCAGTAGTTCTTACAATTGATATAGCAAATGCCGATGTGAACAGAGTACTGGTAGACGGCGGCAGCTCAGCAAACATCATCTTCTGGGAAGCCTTCAAACAATTGCACATACCAGAGGACGAACTTCAAAGGGTGAACTACCCAGTAATCGGTTTCTCAGGATCTACAGTGTACCCAGAGGGTAGTATAAGGCTGCCGGTGAAAATCGGAGAAGGATCCGAAATGTGA
- the LOC130467476 gene encoding uncharacterized protein has translation MPVGGLANNAGRGYLPKMTRLPAVNTSASVISANVNSIPLLNGTNFKDWKENVSIVLGCMDLDLALRTDKPPALTDESTADQKRDFERWDRSNRMCLMIMKRGIPESFRGSVSDEVTAKEFLEQIEKRFVKNDKAEISTTLLNLISIKYKGQGNIREYIMEMSYLASKLKALKLELSDDLLVHLILISLPAQFNQFKISYNCQKEKWSLNELISHCVQEEERLKQEKTESAHLASAFKELEVVSIPV, from the exons ATGCCGGTAGGGGGTCTTGCAAATAATGCCGGTAGAGGATATTTACCTAAGATGACCAGATTACCTGCAG TGAATACTTCTGCTTCTGTAATATCTGCCAATGTCAACTCGATTCCATTACTAAATGGGACCAACTTTAAGGATTGGAAGGAAAATGTAAGCATTGTCCTTGGCTGCATGGATCTTGACCTTGCATTGAGAACGGATAAACCACCTGCTCTTACGGATGAAAGTACCGCTGATCAAAAGCGTGACTTTGAGAGGTGGGACCGTTCTAATCGTATGTGTCTAATGATCATGAAGCGGGGAATTCCAGAATCATTTAGGGGCTCTGTGTCTGATGAGGTCACTGCCAAAGAGTTCCTTGAACAAATTGAGAAGCGTTTTGTTAAAAACGATAAGGCGGAAATAAGTACAACTTTGTTGAACTTAATTTCCATAAAGTACAAAGGTCAAGGGAACATAAGGGAGTACATTATGGAAATGTCTTATCTTGCTTCAAAATTAAAGGCACTAAAGTTAGAGCTGTCAGATGACTTGCTCGTGCATTTAATTTTGATCTCTCTTCCTGCACAGTTTAATCAGTTCAAGATAAGCTATAACTGTCAAAAGGAGAAATGGTCTCTTAATGAGCTCATATCTCATTGTGTGCAAGAAGAGGAAAGGCTTAAGCAAGAGAAGACTGAAAGTGCTCATTTGGCTAGTGCCTTTAAAG agctggaagttgtatctatTCCAGTTTGa